A single genomic interval of Lentimicrobium saccharophilum harbors:
- a CDS encoding anthranilate synthase component II, producing the protein MKILLLDNYDSFTWNLVQLLREAGANAIEVIKNDRDASAAAEAADAIVISPGPGLPSEAGNTCILIREWAGRKKMLGVCLGMQAMAEVFGGKLFQPGNILHGETVKVTPLLPADPLFAGLGTGFEAGLYHSWAVAAPLPACLRITSTDSRGVIMSLRHKEFDLCGVQFHPESVMTPEGLRMMKNWLGS; encoded by the coding sequence ATGAAAATCCTGCTGCTCGACAATTACGATTCATTTACCTGGAACCTGGTTCAGTTGCTGCGCGAGGCAGGAGCTAACGCCATTGAAGTGATTAAAAATGACCGGGACGCTTCAGCTGCAGCGGAGGCCGCCGACGCCATCGTGATCAGCCCGGGCCCTGGGCTGCCCTCCGAAGCCGGAAATACCTGCATCCTGATCAGGGAATGGGCCGGCAGAAAAAAAATGCTGGGCGTTTGCCTGGGCATGCAGGCCATGGCCGAAGTCTTCGGGGGAAAATTATTTCAGCCGGGCAACATCCTCCACGGTGAAACGGTAAAAGTAACGCCCCTGCTACCCGCCGACCCGCTTTTTGCAGGTTTGGGAACCGGATTCGAAGCCGGACTCTACCACAGCTGGGCCGTGGCGGCTCCCCTCCCCGCCTGTCTGCGCATCACCTCTACCGATAGCCGGGGTGTGATCATGAGCCTGCGGCACAAAGAGTTTGATCTCTGCGGCGTTCAGTTTCATCCCGAATCGGTCATGACCCCGGAAGGACTTCGGATGATGAAAAACTGGCTGGGATCCTGA